The window catttcactacatttcgtactgtgtatgtttgtgtatgtgacaaataaaatttgaatttgaatttgaatttgaaatttggaTCCTGAACTTTCTGACCGgaatcatcggggtctctcttccctctattgaagacatctacaccacacactgcatccacaaagccaccagcattgtggctgatcggacacacccctctcacacacacttcacactcctgccatctggaaaaaggtaccgaagcatttgggcacacacatccagactgagcaacagcttttttccacaagccatccatctcacacccaccatcacgaagtgctttgagcggctcgccATAAGACACagcaagaccctgctgccctcctcactagacccactgcaatttgcgtaccgtcctaaccgctcaacggacgacgctatctccactacactacatcttgccctcacacacttggacaagaaggacacatatgttcgaatgctgtacatagatttcagctcagcattcaacactatcatcccccaacaactgattgggaagctaaacctgttgggcctgaacacctccctctgcaactggatcctggactttctgaccggtaggccttagtcagtacggatcaggaactgcacctccagcaccaccacactgagcactggggccccacaaagctgtgtgctcagtttcctgctgttcacactgctgactcacgactgtgtagcaacacacaattcgaaccacatcattaagttcgctgatgacacgactgggtgggtctcattagcaagaacgacgagtcagcgtacagagaggaagtgcagaggctaacggacttgtgtaaagacaacaacctgtctctaaatgttgacaagacaaaggagatggttgttgactttaggaggacacgaggtgactattctccgctgagcatcaacggctcctctgtgggaatcgtcgaaagcaccaaattcctgggtgtccacctagagaaggacctcagctggtccctcaacaccagctccctacacaagaaagccctcttctttctgagaagaccgAGGAAGGCCCAgtttccaccaccgatcctgaccaccttctatagaggaactatcgagagcatcctgagcggctgcatcactgtctggtttgggaattgtgccatatcggaccgcaaaaccctacagcggatagtgaggacagcggagaagatcatcggggtctctctcccctctattgaagacatctacaccacacgctgcatccgcaaagccaccagcattgtggctgatcggacacacccctctcacacacacttcacactcctgccatctggaaaaaggtaccgaagcattctggcacacacatacaaactgtGCAACagcctcaacaaaaagggactggactgataaacacaaacacacacacacaaacacaaacattatcacacagcttaactcaactacctcagaatattgggactggactgactaatcaacacaagtgcagacacactgacctacaccaccaaactatcgtacacacaaatctgtaaatgcttcactgtttatctcttttgcacaatattcattactttttgcactaattcctcgattcttgctgctgtgtttactacctcaacaccatattttaggttctgatatgtcgttgtcgcactgtcactttgttgttgctcgtttgcacatttgcacgtgcactttatgttgtctgtaaaacctgtagatagtcttccttagtaagttttagttagtttttgttaatttatgttgtaatttatgttaggactatctgtcttgtctctgctagccagctaactaagcctcttagttagctagtttagcttctctgttaatttatgttgtaagtttatgttgcatgtagcaccttggtcctggagaaatgttgtttcatttcactctgtactaactgtatatggttgaagtgacaataaagcctacttgaacttgaactgaagaaaagacaggaggcagatcTGGAgctagcagagatgaagatgttgaggttctctttgggactgacaaggatagataggataaagaatgagttcatcagagggacaacccatgtcagatgttttggagataaagtcagagaggccaaacTAAGGtgatttggacatgttcagaggagagattgttaATATATCgttagaaggatgctgaggttggaactgccagactggaggtctagaggaagaccaaagaggagatttatggatgcagtgagagaggacatgaagttagttcgtttgagagaagaggatgcaaaggatagggttagacggatttgctgtggcgacacCTAAAAGGGTACACccgaaaaacaaagaagaagcaCACTTTATTATTTAGTATTGACATTTTATAATTGACAGTATAAGTAGCAACTAGCACAagcatacatatactgtatatttatatatattttatatatatgcaTAGAGTCAGTTTGGTCTAGAGTACGCTTTATTGAGAATTTAAAAACACTCTACTGTAAATAGTTAGAAAGCTTCATTGTATACAATGGTGCAAAATACTTGAATTTTGGGGGGAAATGAACAGACAAGCAGTATAAAGACATTCACTACATTACAGTGATTCACACTAATATGCAGCACTGATTTATAAGGAGGAAAAACACAATACTCTGGACAGTTAGCTGGCTGAAGGTGAACATGGATTGATAAAGTTTTCCCCCACTGTGTGACTTAAGTacatatttgtatatgttttcttttataaaaataaaataaaaattaattctgAGCCCTGACTTCTGATTTCAGAAGTTAGATGATTGCAGCAATACACACAATTTACAGTGGGGTAAATGCTCAGCAAAGCACATTTAATGCAATACAGCCTGAAGAACACTAGAACAGTATTAAAACTGTGTGGgcatccatacatttttttcatgtaacttCATTTACTATGTCATAAAATGGAAGCCCCCACCAGCGCTGTGGCTTTTTATGTTCAAATGTCATTACATTTAATACAATTGCAATGTCAAAATCCGACCTGCGGGATCCAGCAATACTGATGTTGCTAGGCTCTTTACAGTATAACCTACACATAATGTTTTGCCAATGTGGACATCATACTAAGGCACAGGACATGGATTTAAACATTCACATGGGCTTCTTTTTTAGTCCGAACACTGCAAAGATCAGTACCAGCTCACACAGGGCAGGAATGACGctgtaagagagaaagaaatcttTTCTATACccatgtatataatgtatacaaTGTATATGTATTTTGAGACAAGATGCAAAATTTAAAGACCTGCCTGGCAGAAATTGGCTTTATGTTAATTATGCATTTGAAGGAGGATTTAGTAATACTAAAGTAAGATTTCTGTAATTTTAACTCAACAGCCAAGCAACTGCAACCCTTCCAGTTTACTTTCAGTTCTCCTTGAAAAGCTTTGTCCCATGCCCCCCAAAAGTTAAGGATTCACAATGCCAAGTAGCAACAGTAACAACTGGACTATCTCTGCTCTTGTCCCTCGTCCCTCCCTCTTTATTTAAATACCAGAGGTCGCAATCTTTGCAATCCATATggtaaaaatatatagattgtGTGTTGGTCACATAATCGTGCTTGAAATCATCTGCAGTTATGGAGTGGACAATAGTGCTGGATTACAATGATGCACACACATTATAGGGTATACGGTTATGTAACTTGATTATAGCTGATATAAAGAGATCATCAATAGATGTCAATCTACAGTTGAAAAAGCTTTAGCTGACTTTTTCTTAGTAAAATGGCTTCTCAGGCACTGCTATGAAGGTTACAGgtcttaaaatgtaatttattaattgatttttaagATTTAGTGAAACTGCAGTATACtttgtttttaacattaaacCATTGCAaactgtttgtatttttaaatgtattttatacaatCGAAAGTGCACAGAGTTTTGCAtggtttatgataaaaaaaaaaaaggatttttagtCATAAaatttagttacattttattcataatataattatgtttaaaatattgaacTTAATTAAATTGTGAAGCCAGTATCATGAATCAAATCGTGACTggagtactgtatatcattatcTAATTTCATATTTCTATGACAGGCTTTTATGTGGTGTTATTCCCGCTGACCTGCAGAATGCGAAGATTATCCAGTAAACCCAGCACTCCCACTGCtggaagacaaagaaagacagagacacagatgCACTGCAGTGACAGGCAATAGCTGGAGTGATAGgttcaggaaaaaaatacagcagACATTTTACCAAATGACTGTAGGCTAATTAATTAGATTTCCAACACTAGAGTGGGTCTAATATTACTTTAAGATATCCAGTTGTTCTAGAAAATCTTTACAGTAATAAGGATACACAGAATTACTTGGTCACTGTTGAACATCGAGACACCAGAGAAGAATCCAAACAATTCGATGGCAAATAGACAAAGAGTTACGGAGAGAGCAATAATCaacctgaggaaaaaaaaaaggtttttcaggaaaaaaaaaagttcacatcAATGTAGTATTGTGTTTAGATATGTGCTGATAATGGATTACAGTATATGATTATACACCTCAATTTTGCAACAACAAAACTACAGTAAAATTCAACAATGACAATACCAGTACTATAACAAGACAACTTGACCAAAAATCTTGGTGGTGGGGGTGTCTTCTTTAGTGTTTATTGCAATTCCAATTTCTGATGACTAGGTGCAATAATAACTCTATGGAGTTAAGTGGAGCAGTGCCAAGGGGCATCCTCTGGTTTTGCAAAATTAGTCCAAAGTGAAACTGGCAAAACATGCAGTTCATCAAATGATAAGTAGACTCCCaaagtgagtcaatccccaAAGAGCCCTATGAGGTGGAGTTAATTAAGTTAGAGTTAATGTCTAAAtgtacaacagaaataaacatatttGCAGCCTGTTCTAAAAAAGGGTTTGGTCTCCTTTACTAGATTTCCCATCCATAACAACCATACTGGGTGAATATTTATGTAGCTCATTAGTTAAAATTGCATTAAGCCAgaaaattatacataattagGGGCATGACCagtttgagtgacagctgcaaTGCAGTTGTGAAACCACAGGCCACTCTGCCTATTTATGGATTAACCAGCTTCTAGGCAGGGTCAGCTCCTGTCAAGATGGCGATGACCGGAGCTCCCACATTTGAGCTTCAAATTCTACAGAAAACCGACAGGTGACGTCACATAGGGTTTGTCCAGTCTGTGAGCAATGCAAACACTACTTCATGACCATACAAACTCTTGAAAGAGGAACATATCAATGGAAATTAaccatatatttttaaacaagcaacattttaaaattgttgGTCACTCAAAAAGAGTTAATCAGTATTTGTGTGAAGCTGTGAATGAGgacttatattaaattattaatattagccaatatacagtacatgtctagTATATTTACACCTGACCACTATGTCCTGGCTACTATTAGatcttatttactgtatattaattgtattgtatttattttttaccggTTGTCCTCAGTCGTGTACTGCTCTACTGTGAAGTCCAGAGGTAAGCATGACTCAACATTGTTTCCCTGtaaaacacagaaatgtttaGATGGAATTTTCTTGCAGTGTGGTTTCGTCTGTAAAATTGTGTACAAATAAATGGtgattgttttatatacagagCATGACTACTGAGACACAACATTTCCAAGAAACCATGACCTGCCTATGAAAGTGTAGATGATTAAGTGTTTAAAAACAGAAGCTCTGACAGGAGATTCAGCTGCAAAGCAAATCAAAGGTTCATCTTAAATAATTCTGTAGTAATAGTTTACACAGAGACTTGTACAGAGAACACTCcatataaaatcattttcaaatgtgtgtatttctttcgtgacattttctgtaagtAGATGTTTGTTTGGCATTAATAGAAGGAGTCTCAGCGCTTTTGGAATACTTTGAGATAAAACTGTTTCTTTCACTTTTCTGCAGCTGGAAAGTCTTAAGCAGACATTTGCAATTTGTGTTCATATAACATCACTTACATGGCAAACTGTATTTTATTGCCTTATTAACTTAAAGATAGACAGGACAGAAACAGGGTCTGGtgaaatacagtataactgtgGTAACAAGTTATCCTTATCATTAGGttaaatgtaactttaaaaacataaaatgcaacagtgattaataaacaaataatgatATTCTTGTTGGCAAAT of the Clarias gariepinus isolate MV-2021 ecotype Netherlands chromosome 16, CGAR_prim_01v2, whole genome shotgun sequence genome contains:
- the tmem107 gene encoding transmembrane protein 107: MTLLDFFFFDMSVINTLVPARFLVLTAHLVMVITIFWSRGNNVESCLPLDFTVEQYTTEDNRLIIALSVTLCLFAIELFGFFSGVSMFNSDQVILSIACHCSASVSLSFFVFQQWECWVYWIIFAFCSVIPALCELVLIFAVFGLKKKPM